In a single window of the Pseudochaenichthys georgianus chromosome 16, fPseGeo1.2, whole genome shotgun sequence genome:
- the LOC117460577 gene encoding C-type lectin domain family 12 member B-like isoform X1, whose translation MAEREEEVNYASGVFKAGNNPPPAEKRGEETVYVEVRVQNETKNEDSAGRRRFQHLACCLGILCVILLGGIIGVCVYLQVLSKLNQELETQKNNLTQQIQNMETNRNELNITQAQWSIDSYCLGNTDKKWQPCQKGWNLTAPSCYAFNDAPSSGWKTWEEAREDCKGNNSDLAVAHNPAEKEAIKTNSFGVYGFWIGLRVVNKEWKWVDGSDLTESSWIAAPDPADGRCAVFYKGKWVSVSCGATRQWICQKKALSV comes from the exons ATGGCGGAGCGAGAGGAGGAGGTGAACTACGCTTCTGGTGTGTTCAAAGCCGGCAACAATCCTCCACCTGCGG AAAAAAGAGGGGAGGAAACTGTGTACGTTGAGGTGAGGGTGCAGAACGAAACAAAGAACGAGG ACTCAGCAGGGCGTCGGCGCTTTCAGCACTTGGCTTGTTGTTTGGGGATTCTCTGTGTCATTCTGCTGGGTGGCATCATCGGAGTCTGCGTCTACC TCCAGGTGCTGAGCAAACTAAACCAGGAGCTGGAGACCCAGAAGAACAACTTGACACAGCAAATACAAAACATGGAGACAAACCGGAATGAGCTCAACATCACTCAAGCTCAGTGGAGCATCGATTCCTACTGCTTAGGAAACACCG ATAAAAAGTGGCAACCTTGTCAGAAGGGCTGGAATCTCACTGCGCCCAGCTGCTATGCGTTTAATGACGCTCCTTCTTCTGGTTGGAAAACCTGGGAAGAAGCTCGAGAAGACTGCAAAGGAAATAATTCAGATCTGGCTGTTGCACATAATCCTGCTGAAAAG GAAGCAATCAAAACTAACAGCTTTGGAGTTTATGGATTCTGGATTGGTCTGAGAGTTGTAAATAAGGAATGGAAGTGGGTGGATGGAAGTGATCTGACTGAGAG CTCCTGGATAGCAGCTCCTGATCCTGCTGACGGTCGCTGTGCAGTGTTTTACAAGGGCAAATGGGTATCAGTGAGCTGTGGTGCAACACGACAATGGATCTGCCAGAAGAAGGCTCTGTCTGTTTAA
- the LOC117460577 gene encoding C-type lectin domain family 12 member B-like isoform X2, giving the protein MAEREEEVNYASGVFKAGNNPPPADSAGRRRFQHLACCLGILCVILLGGIIGVCVYLQVLSKLNQELETQKNNLTQQIQNMETNRNELNITQAQWSIDSYCLGNTDKKWQPCQKGWNLTAPSCYAFNDAPSSGWKTWEEAREDCKGNNSDLAVAHNPAEKEAIKTNSFGVYGFWIGLRVVNKEWKWVDGSDLTESSWIAAPDPADGRCAVFYKGKWVSVSCGATRQWICQKKALSV; this is encoded by the exons ATGGCGGAGCGAGAGGAGGAGGTGAACTACGCTTCTGGTGTGTTCAAAGCCGGCAACAATCCTCCACCTGCGG ACTCAGCAGGGCGTCGGCGCTTTCAGCACTTGGCTTGTTGTTTGGGGATTCTCTGTGTCATTCTGCTGGGTGGCATCATCGGAGTCTGCGTCTACC TCCAGGTGCTGAGCAAACTAAACCAGGAGCTGGAGACCCAGAAGAACAACTTGACACAGCAAATACAAAACATGGAGACAAACCGGAATGAGCTCAACATCACTCAAGCTCAGTGGAGCATCGATTCCTACTGCTTAGGAAACACCG ATAAAAAGTGGCAACCTTGTCAGAAGGGCTGGAATCTCACTGCGCCCAGCTGCTATGCGTTTAATGACGCTCCTTCTTCTGGTTGGAAAACCTGGGAAGAAGCTCGAGAAGACTGCAAAGGAAATAATTCAGATCTGGCTGTTGCACATAATCCTGCTGAAAAG GAAGCAATCAAAACTAACAGCTTTGGAGTTTATGGATTCTGGATTGGTCTGAGAGTTGTAAATAAGGAATGGAAGTGGGTGGATGGAAGTGATCTGACTGAGAG CTCCTGGATAGCAGCTCCTGATCCTGCTGACGGTCGCTGTGCAGTGTTTTACAAGGGCAAATGGGTATCAGTGAGCTGTGGTGCAACACGACAATGGATCTGCCAGAAGAAGGCTCTGTCTGTTTAA